A window from Litorilinea aerophila encodes these proteins:
- a CDS encoding S8 family peptidase, which yields MKRLPWAVVLMAVLAFALWHGLSPRAVSAARVPHFVHVMVELAEPPAAALYAGLTAAGPQDTASLATATRTHLASLEAAQIRLLEQLAGLDAQVLYRIQRVYNGVALRVDAAQLDALAALPGVKAVHPLVPKTPLGSIDYIGAPQLWQGVDGQPLTGRGIRIAVIDTGIDYLHPHFGGPGTGYGSNDPTAIGDVAGFPGAKVVGGYDFAGDTYNADPESAAYQPIPEPDPDPMDCYGRGHGTHVAGIAAGYGVTRDGHTYTGPYPPAFANSDFWIPPGVAPEAQLYALKVFGCGGSSDVVDLAIEWAVDPDGDGDFSDRVDVINLSLGATYGATYDSTTVAAENAAQLGVIVVAAAGNSGDTFYTVASPSVADHVLSVAAIGVDAFDAPAPTAALASFSARGPRRGDSALKPDLAAPGSQIFSAGIGTIGYSSSGTSMATPHVSGAMALLRQRYPAQGNGGLNRWTVEELKALVMNTAAVPVFQGFEPGSHQAAPSRLGAGRLDLQQAVRSQVVAYNGDNPGQVSVSFGAPEVLVSYTARKNIRLVNHSAVTATFTVSYTAALDMPGVSFELPLGREVVVPPAGVAVVPVGLEAEAAQMKHTRDPAVDLAQTFPRAWLSEEAGQVLFLPAQDGPILRVPVYAAPRPVAQMGTLEGNLSFTATQPVTDGLHLSGVALNGSQPPTDVRSQVSVLALQWSSPNEPPAHEEIPDSPPYDHADLKYVGVASNLAMLSGPFGQEGLPALEEPTLYFGIATHGDWSSPNEVQFQVYLDTDGDGASDYRLFNTNWATYQSDWAVSDVFLTVLEDLETGQRRSEVFLNGVSALGVDTAPYNTNVMVLPVRIGDLALPAQNPRLRYFVESYSLDISGAVALGRFVERTPTLSFDPSRPGLSPLGGHLGTILYDDVNGHVIPVLFSPVDAGAGRLEGILLLHHHNRQGIRAQVVTLDWLRQLYFPVIQSAP from the coding sequence TTGAAGCGGTTACCCTGGGCCGTGGTCCTGATGGCCGTGCTGGCGTTTGCCCTCTGGCACGGACTGTCGCCCCGGGCGGTCTCTGCGGCCCGGGTTCCCCACTTTGTTCACGTCATGGTCGAGCTGGCGGAGCCGCCCGCCGCGGCCCTGTACGCCGGGCTAACGGCCGCAGGCCCCCAGGACACGGCCTCCCTGGCGACGGCCACCCGGACCCACCTGGCCAGCCTGGAGGCCGCCCAGATCCGGCTGCTGGAGCAACTGGCTGGGCTGGATGCCCAGGTGCTTTACCGCATCCAGCGGGTCTATAACGGCGTGGCCCTGCGGGTGGACGCCGCCCAGCTGGATGCGTTGGCGGCTCTTCCGGGTGTAAAAGCCGTGCACCCACTGGTGCCCAAAACACCCCTGGGCAGCATCGACTACATCGGTGCCCCGCAGCTCTGGCAGGGGGTAGACGGCCAACCCCTCACCGGCCGCGGCATTCGCATCGCCGTGATCGACACGGGCATCGACTATCTGCATCCCCATTTCGGTGGGCCAGGCACGGGCTATGGCAGCAACGACCCCACGGCCATCGGCGATGTGGCCGGCTTCCCCGGGGCAAAGGTGGTGGGCGGCTATGACTTTGCCGGCGATACCTACAACGCCGATCCTGAGTCGGCCGCCTACCAGCCCATCCCCGAACCTGACCCCGATCCCATGGACTGTTATGGACGCGGCCACGGTACCCACGTGGCCGGCATCGCCGCCGGCTACGGGGTGACCCGGGACGGCCACACCTACACAGGTCCCTATCCGCCCGCTTTCGCCAACAGCGACTTCTGGATCCCGCCGGGCGTGGCGCCGGAGGCCCAGCTCTACGCCCTGAAGGTGTTCGGCTGCGGCGGCAGCAGCGACGTGGTGGATCTGGCCATTGAATGGGCCGTGGATCCCGACGGAGACGGGGATTTCTCAGACCGGGTGGACGTGATCAACCTGTCGCTGGGGGCGACTTACGGCGCCACCTACGACAGCACCACGGTGGCCGCAGAAAATGCCGCGCAGCTGGGCGTGATCGTGGTGGCCGCGGCCGGCAACAGCGGCGATACCTTCTACACGGTGGCTTCGCCCAGTGTGGCCGACCATGTCCTCAGCGTGGCCGCCATCGGCGTGGACGCTTTCGATGCCCCGGCGCCCACGGCTGCCCTGGCCTCCTTCTCGGCCCGGGGGCCCCGCCGGGGGGATTCCGCCCTCAAGCCGGACCTGGCCGCGCCGGGTAGCCAGATTTTCTCTGCCGGCATCGGCACCATCGGCTACAGCAGCTCCGGGACGTCCATGGCGACGCCCCATGTGAGCGGCGCCATGGCCCTGTTGCGCCAGCGATATCCGGCCCAGGGAAATGGGGGCTTGAACCGCTGGACGGTGGAGGAGCTGAAGGCCTTGGTGATGAACACCGCCGCCGTCCCGGTCTTTCAGGGCTTTGAGCCTGGCTCCCACCAGGCCGCACCATCCCGCCTGGGCGCCGGTCGCCTGGACCTGCAACAGGCAGTCCGGAGCCAGGTGGTGGCCTACAACGGCGACAACCCGGGCCAGGTGAGTGTTTCCTTCGGCGCGCCCGAGGTGCTGGTCTCCTACACGGCGCGCAAGAACATTCGTCTAGTCAACCATAGCGCCGTTACGGCCACGTTTACCGTCAGCTATACGGCTGCGCTGGATATGCCTGGGGTGAGCTTCGAACTGCCCCTGGGCCGTGAGGTGGTGGTGCCCCCTGCCGGCGTGGCCGTGGTGCCGGTGGGCCTGGAAGCCGAGGCGGCCCAGATGAAGCATACCCGGGATCCGGCGGTGGATCTGGCCCAGACCTTTCCCCGGGCCTGGCTGAGCGAGGAGGCCGGCCAGGTGCTTTTCCTGCCCGCGCAGGACGGCCCCATCCTGCGGGTGCCGGTCTATGCGGCGCCCCGACCCGTGGCCCAGATGGGCACCCTGGAGGGGAACCTGAGCTTCACGGCGACCCAGCCAGTCACGGACGGACTCCATCTTTCCGGCGTGGCGTTGAATGGCTCCCAGCCGCCCACCGATGTTCGCTCCCAGGTCAGCGTGCTGGCCCTGCAATGGTCCAGCCCCAATGAGCCCCCAGCCCATGAGGAGATCCCGGACAGCCCTCCCTATGACCATGCCGATCTGAAATATGTGGGTGTGGCCAGCAATCTGGCCATGTTATCTGGCCCCTTCGGGCAAGAAGGGCTGCCGGCCCTCGAGGAGCCCACCCTGTACTTTGGCATCGCCACCCACGGGGACTGGTCTTCACCCAATGAAGTCCAGTTTCAAGTGTATCTGGACACAGATGGGGACGGGGCCAGCGACTATCGCCTCTTCAACACCAACTGGGCGACCTATCAGAGCGATTGGGCGGTGAGCGACGTCTTCCTGACCGTGTTGGAGGATCTGGAGACGGGCCAGCGTCGGAGCGAGGTCTTCTTGAACGGGGTCTCTGCCCTGGGGGTGGACACGGCGCCCTACAACACCAACGTCATGGTGCTGCCTGTCCGCATCGGCGATCTGGCGCTGCCGGCACAAAATCCGCGGCTTCGCTATTTTGTGGAAAGTTACAGCCTGGATATTTCCGGGGCGGTGGCGTTGGGGCGCTTTGTGGAGCGGACGCCCACCCTGAGCTTCGACCCGAGCCGGCCTGGTCTCAGCCCGTTGGGCGGCCACCTGGGGACCATCCTCTATGACGATGTGAACGGCCATGTGATTCCCGTGCTCTTCAGCCCCGTGGATGCCGGTGCCGGTCGGCTCGAGGGGATCCTGCTTTTGCACCACCACAACCGCCAGGGCATCCGCGCCCAGGTGGTAACCCTGGACTGGCTCCGCCAGCTCTATTTCCCTGTGATTCAGAGCGCGCCCTGA
- a CDS encoding zinc ribbon domain-containing protein, with the protein MDDTARLYELQKVDLTWDKVRRRLLHIQKLLGESDKVQKARDQVTAVETELQEWRNRQKNAELESRSLAGRIQETEEKLMSGTVHNTKELTALQASLEALRRHRAAVDDSAMEALMKADELDQKLAEERATLTQLEAEWQEQQVALKREGLKLKQHYVLLKQKRSQLSAALDQELLERYEHLRKRKGGIAIAALENDICGACHVQVPTGVISAIHAANHGLVYCPSCGRMLFAG; encoded by the coding sequence GTGGACGATACGGCCCGGCTCTACGAACTCCAGAAGGTCGATCTCACGTGGGATAAAGTTCGGCGCAGGTTGTTACACATCCAAAAGCTGTTGGGTGAATCTGACAAGGTGCAGAAAGCCCGGGATCAGGTGACGGCGGTGGAAACGGAGCTTCAGGAGTGGCGTAACCGACAGAAAAACGCAGAGCTGGAATCCCGCAGCCTGGCCGGCCGCATCCAGGAGACGGAAGAAAAGCTCATGAGCGGCACAGTCCACAACACCAAAGAACTGACCGCCCTCCAGGCCAGCCTGGAAGCCCTACGCCGGCACCGGGCCGCGGTGGACGACAGCGCCATGGAAGCCCTCATGAAGGCCGATGAGCTGGACCAGAAGCTGGCGGAAGAACGGGCCACCCTGACCCAACTGGAAGCAGAATGGCAGGAACAACAGGTCGCCCTGAAACGGGAAGGCCTGAAGCTCAAGCAACACTACGTCCTGCTGAAGCAAAAGCGCTCCCAACTCTCGGCCGCCCTGGATCAGGAGCTGCTGGAACGCTACGAGCATCTGCGCAAACGCAAAGGTGGCATCGCCATCGCCGCGCTGGAAAATGACATCTGCGGCGCCTGTCACGTCCAGGTACCCACCGGCGTCATCAGCGCCATCCATGCCGCCAACCACGGCCTGGTCTACTGCCCCAGTTGTGGGCGCATGCTTTTCGCCGGCTGA
- a CDS encoding ComF family protein — protein MYRLSPGPIPWWQRVVDRCVDLFFPPACAGCGQVGYPFCPRCAQRVEPVPRPCCTICGRPQPEPTDACPACAAALVHPVTRIRAAALYTSPLREAIHAFKYGGRPELAQSLGRYLVVAFGEADWDTPVDLVVPVPLHRDRLAERGYNQSQLLAQALCRWLHLPLGTDALTRVRQTRQQVGLDAAARQENVLEAFVASSAAVQGRTLLLVDDVYTTGATLKACAAAALEAGATRVYGLTLAMAGHGQTGSVSGYTLPPDG, from the coding sequence ATGTATCGGCTATCTCCCGGGCCGATCCCCTGGTGGCAGCGCGTTGTGGATCGATGCGTGGACCTCTTCTTCCCGCCGGCCTGCGCCGGCTGCGGCCAGGTGGGCTACCCTTTTTGCCCCCGGTGCGCCCAGCGGGTGGAGCCGGTTCCAAGGCCCTGCTGCACCATTTGTGGACGCCCTCAGCCTGAACCTACCGATGCCTGTCCGGCCTGCGCGGCCGCGCTGGTGCACCCCGTGACCCGGATCCGGGCGGCTGCGCTCTACACTTCGCCCTTGCGGGAGGCCATCCATGCCTTCAAGTATGGCGGCCGCCCGGAGCTGGCCCAATCCCTGGGGCGCTACCTGGTGGTGGCCTTTGGGGAAGCCGATTGGGATACGCCGGTGGACCTGGTGGTGCCGGTCCCCCTGCATCGGGATCGGCTGGCCGAACGGGGCTACAACCAGTCTCAACTGTTGGCCCAGGCCCTCTGCCGATGGCTGCACCTGCCCCTGGGTACCGATGCACTGACCCGGGTACGTCAAACCCGACAACAGGTGGGGCTGGATGCTGCGGCCCGCCAGGAAAATGTGTTGGAGGCCTTTGTCGCCTCGTCCGCCGCCGTGCAAGGACGCACCCTCCTGCTGGTGGACGACGTTTATACCACCGGCGCAACGCTGAAGGCCTGTGCCGCCGCCGCCCTGGAGGCCGGAGCTACCCGGGTCTACGGCCTGACTCTGGCCATGGCCGGCCATGGCCAGACAGGATCGGTTTCGGGATATACCCTCCCACCGGATGGGTGA
- the hpf gene encoding ribosome hibernation-promoting factor, HPF/YfiA family, which yields MQLIVHGRNIEITDWIRQYIEKKVGKLERYLPQVQDINAELTYNATRAASDRYTAQLTMWVNGQILRAEESTGDIFASIDAAVDKMYRQIRRLKGRRYKSKRRAAAAASAEAEMAATLVEEIAGEEEEEEVRHIVRRKQFTLQPMDEEEAIEQMELLGHDFFVFFNPDTDSVNILYRRKDGHYGLLQPLLA from the coding sequence ATGCAACTCATCGTTCATGGCCGCAACATCGAGATCACTGACTGGATTCGCCAATACATTGAGAAGAAAGTCGGCAAGCTGGAGCGCTACCTGCCCCAGGTTCAGGACATCAACGCCGAGCTGACCTACAACGCCACTCGGGCCGCCTCGGATCGCTACACGGCTCAGTTGACCATGTGGGTCAACGGCCAGATCCTGCGAGCTGAGGAGTCCACGGGCGATATCTTTGCCTCCATCGATGCCGCGGTAGACAAGATGTACCGCCAGATTCGCCGCCTGAAGGGGCGCCGGTACAAGAGCAAGCGCCGGGCTGCGGCCGCGGCCAGCGCCGAGGCCGAAATGGCCGCCACCCTGGTGGAGGAAATAGCCGGGGAGGAGGAGGAAGAAGAAGTCCGCCACATCGTCCGGCGCAAGCAGTTTACCCTCCAGCCCATGGATGAAGAGGAAGCCATCGAACAGATGGAGTTGCTGGGCCACGACTTCTTTGTGTTCTTCAACCCGGATACCGACAGCGTCAACATCCTCTATCGGCGCAAGGATGGCCACTACGGCCTGCTGCAGCCGTTGCTGGCCTGA
- a CDS encoding cysteine hydrolase family protein, which produces MTAQFVPGKTVEVPEIQFKEEVVLPAARTAVIVVDMQNDFVKPGGTLVVPAAEATVAQIQELLGRARAAGAHIAYTQDTHYPGDKEWQIWPEHCRAESWGWQIIDELQPQEGDLVCRKSRYDGFYDTWLDHYLSRVWQVEHLVIVGTVSSICVLHTAASAGLRWFHVVTPADGISALTEFDQALTLRQISWLYVGEVVRSVQNIRFT; this is translated from the coding sequence ATGACAGCGCAGTTCGTTCCCGGGAAGACGGTGGAAGTGCCCGAGATCCAGTTCAAAGAGGAAGTGGTGCTGCCGGCGGCCCGCACGGCCGTGATTGTGGTGGACATGCAAAACGACTTCGTCAAACCGGGGGGCACCCTGGTGGTCCCCGCCGCGGAAGCGACGGTGGCCCAGATCCAGGAGTTGTTGGGGCGGGCCCGGGCTGCCGGCGCGCACATCGCCTACACCCAGGATACCCACTACCCGGGCGACAAAGAGTGGCAGATCTGGCCCGAACACTGCCGGGCGGAGAGCTGGGGCTGGCAGATCATCGACGAACTCCAGCCCCAGGAAGGCGATCTGGTCTGCCGCAAGAGCCGCTATGACGGGTTCTACGACACCTGGCTGGACCATTACCTGAGCCGGGTCTGGCAGGTGGAGCATCTGGTCATCGTGGGGACCGTCTCCAGCATCTGTGTGTTGCACACGGCGGCGTCGGCCGGCCTGCGCTGGTTCCACGTGGTCACCCCAGCCGATGGGATTTCCGCCCTGACCGAATTCGACCAGGCCCTGACCCTGCGCCAGATCTCCTGGCTCTACGTGGGCGAGGTGGTGCGTAGCGTTCAGAACATCCGCTTCACATAA
- a CDS encoding amidohydrolase/deacetylase family metallohydrolase: MFFDLLIKGGELIDPASDRHGLFDVAIHRGRIAAVDREIPTTAAARVIDATGQIVTPGLVDLHTHVYHHVTYWGIQADPVAARTGVTTWLDVGSAGGYNLMGLREFIAKPATARIYALLNISSIGLTAPTWELSNLAYCDVDLCCNMLDLNRDLVLGIKARIDANTTGPQGIEPLRRARVAADRCQVPLMVHIGQGPPAITDVLSLLRPGDILTHCFTGGTMRIVDEKGKLLEAARRAWDNGIIMDVGHGAGSFSFEVAEQLLAAGHRPDVISSDIHQSSILGPLFDLPTCMSKFLLLGMSLPEVIRAATARPAEVLGLQHEIGTLKPGAMADVALFTLEKGDFTFYDVHMTPRSGRRWLRNTLTLIAGRELPRLPDPPSAPWIEPGEGQRALQMHGHTPDRWQTRNGPGQMGQNQP; the protein is encoded by the coding sequence ATGTTTTTCGATCTATTGATCAAAGGCGGGGAGCTGATCGACCCGGCCAGCGACCGCCATGGCCTCTTCGATGTGGCCATTCATCGTGGCCGGATTGCCGCGGTGGACCGGGAGATCCCGACCACAGCGGCGGCCCGGGTCATCGACGCCACCGGCCAGATCGTCACGCCCGGCCTGGTGGACCTCCACACCCATGTCTACCACCACGTTACCTACTGGGGGATCCAGGCGGATCCGGTGGCCGCCCGAACGGGGGTGACCACCTGGTTGGACGTAGGTTCGGCCGGCGGCTACAACCTGATGGGGCTGCGGGAGTTCATCGCCAAGCCCGCCACGGCTCGCATCTACGCCCTGCTCAACATTTCCTCCATCGGCCTCACCGCGCCCACGTGGGAGCTGTCCAATCTGGCCTACTGTGACGTGGACCTGTGCTGCAACATGCTCGACCTGAACCGGGACCTGGTGCTGGGCATCAAGGCCCGCATCGATGCCAACACCACGGGCCCCCAGGGCATCGAGCCGCTGCGCCGGGCGCGGGTGGCGGCAGACCGCTGTCAGGTTCCGCTGATGGTACACATCGGCCAGGGCCCGCCCGCCATCACCGACGTCCTCTCCCTGCTGCGCCCCGGCGACATCCTGACCCACTGCTTCACCGGCGGCACCATGCGCATCGTGGACGAGAAGGGGAAGCTCCTGGAGGCAGCCCGACGAGCCTGGGACAACGGCATCATCATGGATGTGGGACACGGTGCCGGCTCCTTCTCCTTCGAAGTGGCGGAACAACTGCTGGCTGCAGGCCATCGACCGGACGTCATCTCGTCGGACATCCACCAGTCCAGCATCCTTGGCCCCCTCTTCGACCTGCCCACGTGCATGAGCAAGTTTCTCCTGCTGGGCATGTCCCTGCCCGAGGTGATCCGGGCCGCCACGGCCCGGCCTGCCGAGGTGCTGGGCCTTCAGCATGAGATCGGCACCCTCAAGCCCGGCGCCATGGCCGATGTGGCCCTGTTTACCCTGGAGAAGGGCGACTTCACCTTCTATGATGTCCACATGACACCGCGTTCCGGTCGTCGCTGGCTGCGTAACACCCTCACCCTGATCGCTGGCCGGGAGTTGCCCCGGCTGCCCGATCCGCCGTCCGCCCCCTGGATTGAGCCGGGCGAGGGCCAGCGGGCCCTACAGATGCACGGCCACACGCCAGATCGATGGCAAACCCGGAATGGCCCTGGACAAATGGGTCAAAATCAGCCATAA
- a CDS encoding response regulator has protein sequence MCAKILIVDDQAVMLKLLSIPLQAEGHTVVTATTGADALAKVRAERPDLVILDIMLPDMSGIEVCQQIREQLHLLDLPIMMLSGRTEVQDKIRGLEAGADEYITKPVDPEEMVVRVRTLLGRLQRLRSTAAAPSHRGRVISVIGVKGGVGTTTVAINLGLALAMRNQPTIAVELRPYFGTFATQLGLPPSVNLGELLELTPRLINEERLRPYLLSTGHPHLRAILGPQRLQDYRDIEAEQVESLLASLVNLASNVVLDLPHLPSVASRAAVRLSQTILMVVELEPGSLAAARALQELFRIWGVGQSLVKLVAVNRSQGAHSLSLGEMSQELGYDALGVVTAAPDLALQALAAGRPLLELAPDALVTHTFFEMADRLTARPASRPIA, from the coding sequence ATGTGTGCGAAAATTCTCATCGTCGATGATCAGGCGGTGATGCTCAAACTGCTTAGCATACCGCTCCAGGCGGAAGGGCACACCGTTGTGACGGCCACCACAGGTGCAGACGCGCTGGCGAAGGTTCGGGCTGAACGGCCGGACCTGGTCATCCTGGACATCATGCTGCCGGACATGAGCGGGATTGAGGTCTGCCAGCAGATCCGGGAGCAGCTTCACCTGCTGGATCTGCCCATCATGATGCTGAGCGGCCGCACCGAGGTCCAGGACAAGATCCGGGGCCTGGAAGCCGGGGCCGACGAGTACATCACCAAGCCTGTCGACCCAGAGGAGATGGTGGTGCGGGTTCGTACCCTGCTGGGCCGGCTGCAGCGGCTCCGCAGCACCGCGGCCGCCCCTTCCCACCGGGGACGGGTAATCAGCGTCATCGGGGTGAAAGGGGGCGTGGGCACCACCACCGTGGCGATCAATCTCGGGCTGGCCCTGGCCATGCGCAATCAACCGACCATCGCCGTGGAGCTCCGCCCCTACTTCGGCACCTTTGCCACCCAACTGGGCCTCCCCCCGTCGGTGAATCTGGGGGAACTGCTGGAACTAACGCCCCGGCTGATCAACGAAGAACGGCTGCGCCCCTACCTGCTGAGCACCGGCCATCCCCATCTGCGGGCGATCCTGGGCCCCCAGCGCCTGCAGGATTACCGGGACATTGAGGCAGAGCAGGTGGAATCCCTGCTGGCTAGCCTGGTCAACCTGGCCTCCAATGTGGTCCTGGATCTCCCCCATTTGCCCTCGGTGGCCAGCCGGGCCGCCGTCCGCCTCAGCCAGACGATCCTCATGGTGGTGGAGCTGGAGCCGGGCAGCCTGGCAGCGGCCAGGGCCCTGCAGGAGCTGTTCCGTATCTGGGGCGTAGGACAGTCCCTGGTCAAGCTGGTGGCGGTCAACCGCTCCCAGGGGGCTCACAGCCTTTCCCTGGGGGAGATGAGCCAGGAGCTTGGCTATGATGCCTTGGGCGTGGTGACCGCCGCACCGGATCTGGCCCTTCAGGCCCTGGCCGCCGGCCGTCCCCTCCTGGAGCTGGCGCCAGATGCCCTGGTCACCCACACCTTTTTCGAGATGGCCGATCGCCTGACGGCGCGGCCGGCTTCCCGGCCGATCGCCTGA